In a single window of the Labilithrix sp. genome:
- a CDS encoding TolC family protein, with protein sequence MCRLLFALLPLLAVSCVPSLDGNPPREPNREVPASFGAATAAAPGATDLFHAPELRALVDAALRNNQELNIRLQEVIVARNEVYARRGEYLPKVRAGAGAGVERVGKNTSQGASDEDHGLPEDLGDFQFGLSGSWEIDVWKKLRNAAAAADLRYRATIEARRFLVTQIVAEIARSYYELIGIDNQLDVLARNIEVQASALEVVKLQKQAARTTELAVQRFEAEVLKNKSRRYELEQERVQTENRINFLVGRYPQPVKRDAAAFKDTLPVVASGLPSELLENRPDVRRAELALRASKLDVEVAKAAFYPSLSIEAGAGYRAFNARHLLSTPDSVVYNLAGNLTAPLLNRQAIAAQYRTANALQIEAVVDYERTLLQAFTDVVNQLALVDNLQKSYELKEQEVATLARSVEISNILFQSARADYMEVLLTRRDSLEAEMTLVETRKAQLQASVGVYQALGGGWRQGN encoded by the coding sequence ATGTGTAGGCTCCTCTTCGCGCTCCTCCCGCTCCTCGCCGTCTCCTGCGTCCCGTCGCTCGACGGGAACCCGCCGCGCGAGCCGAACCGCGAGGTGCCGGCGAGCTTCGGCGCCGCGACCGCCGCCGCCCCCGGCGCGACCGACCTCTTTCACGCTCCGGAGCTGCGCGCGCTCGTCGACGCCGCGCTCCGCAACAACCAGGAGCTGAACATCCGGCTCCAGGAGGTCATCGTCGCGAGGAACGAGGTCTACGCGCGGCGCGGCGAATACCTGCCCAAGGTGCGCGCCGGCGCCGGGGCCGGCGTCGAGCGGGTGGGGAAGAACACGAGCCAGGGCGCGAGCGACGAAGACCACGGCCTCCCGGAGGACCTCGGTGATTTCCAGTTTGGCCTCTCCGGCTCCTGGGAGATCGACGTCTGGAAGAAGCTCCGGAACGCCGCGGCGGCGGCGGACCTCCGCTATCGCGCCACGATCGAAGCGCGGCGTTTCCTCGTGACGCAGATCGTCGCCGAGATCGCGCGCTCGTATTACGAGCTCATCGGGATTGACAATCAGCTCGACGTCCTCGCGCGCAACATCGAAGTACAGGCGAGCGCGCTCGAGGTCGTGAAGCTGCAGAAGCAGGCCGCGCGGACGACGGAGCTCGCGGTGCAGCGCTTCGAGGCGGAGGTCCTCAAGAACAAGAGCCGCCGCTACGAGCTCGAGCAGGAGCGCGTCCAGACCGAGAACCGCATCAACTTCCTGGTCGGGCGCTATCCGCAGCCGGTGAAGCGCGACGCCGCCGCGTTCAAGGACACGTTGCCGGTGGTCGCGTCGGGCCTCCCCTCGGAGCTGCTCGAGAACCGGCCCGACGTGCGGCGCGCGGAGCTCGCGCTGAGGGCGTCGAAGCTGGACGTGGAGGTCGCGAAGGCGGCGTTTTATCCGTCGCTCAGCATCGAGGCGGGCGCCGGCTACCGCGCCTTCAACGCGCGACACCTCCTCTCGACGCCGGACTCCGTCGTCTACAACCTCGCCGGCAACCTGACCGCGCCGCTCCTGAACCGGCAGGCGATCGCGGCGCAGTATCGAACGGCGAACGCGCTCCAGATCGAGGCGGTCGTCGACTACGAGCGCACGCTCTTGCAGGCGTTCACCGACGTCGTGAACCAGCTCGCGCTCGTCGACAACTTGCAAAAGAGCTACGAGCTGAAAGAGCAAGAGGTCGCGACGCTCGCGCGCTCGGTCGAGATATCGAACATCCTCTTTCAGTCCGCGCGCGCGGACTACATGGAAGTCCTCCTCACGCGCCGCGACTCGCTCGAGGCCGAGATGACGCTGGTGGAGACGCGAAAAGCGCAGCTCCAGGCCAGCGTCGGCGTCTACCAGGCGCTCGGGGGAGGGTGGCGCCAGGGCAACTGA
- a CDS encoding glutathione S-transferase N-terminal domain-containing protein — MKLYYSPQVCSLVVHAVLRELGLRFELEKVDFKTKITAHGEALATISPKDYVPVLELDDGARLTELSVIVRYLADQHPVAKLAPPPGTFERVRFEELLHFIATELHKGFAPYTMIPGMSPESLAWTKERLASRVELLRVELGDRAFIFGDTFTVADAYAFWALRAYSFLTKTKLEGTLEDYLARMTAWPSIQAAVDHEKRH, encoded by the coding sequence ATGAAGCTCTATTACTCGCCGCAGGTCTGCTCGCTCGTGGTCCACGCCGTCCTCCGCGAGCTCGGCTTGCGGTTCGAGCTCGAGAAGGTCGACTTCAAGACGAAGATCACCGCCCACGGCGAGGCGCTCGCCACGATCTCGCCGAAGGACTACGTGCCCGTCCTCGAGCTCGACGACGGCGCGCGGCTCACCGAGCTCTCCGTCATCGTCCGCTACCTCGCCGACCAGCACCCCGTCGCGAAGCTCGCCCCGCCGCCCGGCACCTTCGAGCGCGTCCGCTTCGAGGAGCTCCTCCACTTCATCGCGACCGAGCTCCACAAAGGTTTCGCGCCGTACACGATGATCCCGGGCATGTCGCCGGAGTCGCTCGCGTGGACGAAGGAGCGGCTCGCGAGCCGGGTCGAGCTCTTGCGCGTTGAGCTCGGCGACCGCGCGTTCATCTTCGGCGATACCTTCACCGTCGCGGACGCCTACGCGTTCTGGGCGCTCCGCGCGTACAGCTTCCTCACGAAGACGAAGCTCGAAGGCACGCTCGAGGACTACCTCGCGCGCATGACGGCGTGGCCGAGCATCCAGGCCGCGGTCGACCACGAGAAGCGGCACTGA
- a CDS encoding DUF1592 domain-containing protein, which translates to MSTREYFTAQVYGKAMVTCASCHTPGGAAEQRGAKFKMYRDTYPDFVSANLNALRQYARLEVDDTPLILLKPLGEWEHGGGKVLSPESEEYKTLKSFIGELRAGGDKQCNGNDQLGVEYLENKETARKAAILLGGRFPTDEELKEVETDEGLDTFVEKLTDEELFYDVLREIWNDALLTERRLDANVGDQFKNAPMLYDDKYPGYTGEHRTWATASVTQEPLRFIEYVVRNRLPFSEVVTGNYVVANPYTAKLYGLPHEAPLTPESFLEWKRIDFAPVQNRVEENKPSATFGVPVAGVLSTPSFLSRWETTPTNKGRKRARVVLKTFLATDILKFAQRPVDSTALTSVQNPTANSPMCSVCHTVIDPIAGGFRGFSESNSLSRFDAGDKWHDDMLPPGFNTVQMPPDNYGNAIMWLGAQIPKDSRFGISVTQVMFRGIVGDEPLSFPQDKEAPDYADRVRAYTVQSDWFVKIGDEFAASSYDLRKVVVAIVKSAYFRAKSGDAAKDALHDGLGQGRLLTPEMLGRKYKATTGLYYFANDSIAKNEARARDGYRKNDLVDDNDWRLTYGGIDSNDVTKRAETMSPIMLATSQYTASIVACRATSYDFTKPPAERRLFREVELTTTPFAPRTAAGQDLIPSPDAETKIRENIKYLYWRLLGQTVDARSPEVDDAYALFVDVWKDHEDRNLTQKDGNTRLPNNRCVADKDWDKPARFGPDKDGNIRPQYDALRPRPDKAPYEPGMVLNRDENFTVRSWQAVMTFLLQDYRFTHE; encoded by the coding sequence GTGAGCACGCGCGAGTACTTCACGGCGCAGGTCTACGGCAAGGCGATGGTGACGTGCGCGTCGTGCCACACGCCGGGCGGCGCCGCCGAGCAGCGCGGCGCGAAGTTCAAGATGTACCGGGACACGTACCCGGACTTCGTCTCGGCCAACCTCAACGCCCTCCGGCAGTATGCCCGGCTCGAGGTCGACGACACGCCCCTCATCCTCCTCAAGCCCCTCGGCGAGTGGGAGCACGGCGGCGGCAAGGTGCTGAGCCCCGAGTCGGAGGAGTACAAGACGCTGAAGTCGTTCATCGGCGAGCTCCGCGCCGGCGGCGACAAGCAGTGCAACGGCAACGATCAGCTCGGCGTCGAGTACCTCGAGAACAAGGAGACCGCGCGCAAGGCGGCGATCCTCCTCGGCGGCCGCTTCCCGACCGACGAGGAGCTGAAGGAGGTCGAGACCGACGAGGGGCTCGACACGTTCGTCGAGAAGCTCACCGACGAGGAGCTCTTCTACGACGTCCTGCGCGAGATCTGGAACGACGCGCTGCTCACCGAGCGCCGCCTCGACGCCAACGTCGGCGACCAGTTCAAGAACGCGCCGATGCTCTACGACGACAAGTACCCCGGCTACACCGGCGAGCACCGGACCTGGGCGACCGCGTCGGTGACGCAGGAGCCCCTCCGCTTCATCGAATACGTAGTCCGTAATCGCCTCCCGTTCTCCGAGGTCGTCACTGGCAATTACGTCGTCGCCAATCCATATACCGCCAAGCTCTACGGCCTCCCGCACGAGGCGCCGCTCACGCCCGAGTCGTTCCTCGAGTGGAAGCGGATCGATTTCGCGCCGGTGCAGAACCGGGTGGAGGAGAACAAGCCCAGCGCGACCTTCGGCGTCCCGGTCGCCGGCGTCCTCTCCACCCCGTCGTTCCTCTCGCGCTGGGAGACGACGCCGACGAACAAGGGCCGCAAGCGCGCGCGCGTCGTGCTCAAGACCTTCCTCGCGACCGACATCCTCAAGTTCGCGCAGCGCCCCGTCGACTCGACCGCGCTCACGTCGGTCCAGAACCCGACCGCGAACTCGCCGATGTGCTCCGTCTGCCACACCGTCATCGATCCGATCGCGGGCGGGTTCCGCGGCTTCAGCGAGTCGAACTCGCTCTCGCGCTTCGACGCCGGCGACAAGTGGCACGACGACATGCTGCCGCCCGGCTTCAACACCGTGCAGATGCCGCCCGACAACTACGGCAACGCGATCATGTGGCTCGGCGCGCAGATCCCGAAGGACTCGCGCTTCGGCATCTCCGTCACGCAGGTCATGTTCCGCGGCATCGTGGGCGACGAGCCGCTCTCGTTCCCGCAGGACAAGGAGGCGCCCGACTACGCCGACCGCGTCCGCGCGTACACGGTCCAGAGCGACTGGTTCGTGAAGATCGGCGACGAATTCGCCGCGTCGAGCTACGACCTCCGCAAGGTCGTCGTCGCGATCGTCAAGAGCGCGTATTTCCGCGCGAAGTCGGGCGACGCGGCGAAGGACGCGCTCCACGACGGCCTCGGGCAGGGGCGGCTCCTCACGCCCGAGATGCTCGGCCGCAAGTACAAGGCGACGACCGGCCTCTACTACTTCGCCAACGACTCGATCGCGAAGAACGAGGCGCGGGCGCGCGACGGGTACCGCAAGAACGACCTCGTCGACGACAACGACTGGCGCCTCACCTACGGCGGCATCGACTCGAACGACGTGACGAAGCGCGCCGAGACGATGAGCCCGATCATGCTGGCGACGAGCCAGTACACCGCCTCGATCGTGGCCTGCCGCGCGACGAGCTACGACTTCACGAAGCCGCCCGCGGAGCGCCGCCTCTTCAGGGAGGTGGAGCTCACGACGACGCCGTTCGCGCCGCGCACCGCGGCGGGGCAGGACCTCATCCCGTCGCCCGACGCGGAGACGAAGATCCGCGAGAACATCAAGTACCTCTACTGGCGCCTGCTCGGCCAGACGGTCGACGCGCGCTCGCCCGAGGTCGACGACGCGTACGCGCTCTTCGTCGACGTCTGGAAGGACCACGAGGACAGGAACCTCACGCAGAAGGACGGCAACACGCGCCTTCCCAACAACCGCTGCGTCGCGGACAAGGACTGGGACAAGCCCGCGCGCTTCGGTCCGGACAAGGACGGCAACATCCGCCCGCAGTACGACGCGCTCAGGCCGCGCCCCGACAAGGCACCGTACGAGCCCGGGATGGTGCTGAACCGCGACGAGAACTTCACCGTGCGATCCTGGCAGGCGGTCATGACCTTCCTGCTCCAGGACTATCGCTTCACCCACGAATGA
- a CDS encoding DUF1501 domain-containing protein: MDRRAFLKLASMTGIALFSPWGFRTNEAHAEGTTWGGPYFLHMHASGGWDPTMFCDAKVTAEGPTPVYENRVVTAVRDVNGIIVPTEGRDGPFTLRIDGNNGGPIEDPAHFFSTVGKDVLVLNGVDTQTNNHDTGVQALACGHNDVELPALAALFAGTVAKQRDVPMAFIAAGPYNRTGDVVGISRFPGDKVKLLVDPFRAAADDDNQLLSEVAVRRIQELRAKRLDQLQGGVTLPRTKRTYGATRDAIRGGESVNLLKSVVEAPAPTAAELNAGLAPATAAYLSAPVRDDSPVTRFADLGRPLETVLRCFQAGVTASATYAQGGFDTHGNHDVAQGEALGRFLARLRYVLLRSEQLGLKDKLFIMVTSDFGRTPRYNTGNGKDHWNVTSALLAGPGIRGGRAIGRTDEGHKVLRIARDNPTVTLPDSDANGARIHPAHIHHELRRVLGVAEAPFAGQFPLPNAPSYTPLPLLA, from the coding sequence ATGGATCGCCGAGCATTCCTGAAGCTGGCTTCGATGACGGGCATCGCGCTCTTCTCGCCGTGGGGGTTCCGCACGAACGAGGCCCACGCCGAGGGGACGACGTGGGGCGGCCCCTACTTCCTCCACATGCACGCGAGCGGCGGGTGGGACCCGACCATGTTCTGCGACGCGAAGGTCACCGCCGAGGGCCCGACGCCGGTCTACGAGAACCGCGTCGTCACCGCCGTGCGCGACGTCAACGGCATCATCGTGCCGACCGAGGGGCGCGACGGGCCGTTCACCCTCCGCATCGACGGCAACAACGGCGGACCGATCGAGGACCCGGCGCACTTCTTCAGCACCGTCGGCAAGGACGTCCTCGTCCTCAACGGCGTCGACACGCAGACCAACAACCACGACACCGGCGTCCAGGCGCTCGCCTGCGGTCACAACGACGTCGAGCTCCCGGCGCTGGCGGCCCTCTTCGCCGGCACAGTCGCGAAGCAGCGCGACGTGCCGATGGCCTTCATCGCCGCCGGTCCGTACAACCGCACCGGCGACGTGGTCGGCATCTCGCGCTTCCCCGGCGACAAGGTGAAGCTCCTCGTCGATCCGTTCCGCGCCGCCGCGGACGACGACAACCAGCTCCTCTCCGAGGTCGCGGTCCGGCGGATCCAGGAGCTCCGCGCGAAGCGCCTCGATCAGCTCCAGGGCGGCGTCACGCTCCCGCGCACGAAGCGTACCTACGGCGCGACGCGCGACGCGATCCGCGGCGGCGAGTCGGTCAACCTGCTGAAGAGCGTCGTCGAGGCGCCGGCCCCCACCGCGGCGGAGCTGAACGCCGGCCTCGCGCCCGCGACCGCGGCGTACCTCTCGGCGCCGGTGCGCGACGACAGCCCCGTCACGCGCTTCGCCGATCTCGGCCGCCCGCTCGAGACGGTGCTCCGCTGCTTCCAGGCGGGCGTGACCGCCTCCGCGACCTACGCGCAAGGCGGCTTCGACACGCACGGCAACCACGACGTCGCGCAGGGCGAGGCGCTCGGCCGCTTCCTCGCGCGCCTCCGCTACGTGCTCCTCCGCTCGGAGCAGCTCGGGCTCAAGGACAAGCTCTTCATCATGGTGACGTCCGACTTCGGGCGCACGCCGCGCTACAACACCGGCAACGGCAAGGACCACTGGAACGTCACCTCCGCGCTCCTCGCCGGTCCGGGCATCCGCGGCGGCCGCGCGATCGGCCGCACCGACGAAGGGCACAAGGTCCTCCGCATCGCGCGCGACAACCCTACCGTCACCCTCCCCGACAGCGACGCGAACGGCGCGCGCATCCATCCCGCGCACATTCACCACGAGCTGAGGCGCGTGCTCGGCGTTGCAGAGGCGCCCTTCGCCGGTCAGTTCCCGCTCCCGAACGCGCCGAGCTACACGCCGCTCCCGCTCCTCGCCTGA
- a CDS encoding universal stress protein, with protein MPATRGAHEPCPIVVGTDFSRPAHNAVARAIQIAQANAATLHVVHASRTLPKALARAFGATSDRTLRAALREALDEARAAGVSARSHLVDAGATLGMSKSIKELKPAIVVVGARGRATRDAFVGSTAERLAVFGGRPVLLVRRPATRPYKEVVIATDVDSAIADGVAAADVVAPAAPRSVVHAYEGPFEHRLRLDGARPADISTYRAQTRQEARATMSKVLRDAGVDESLLHLLHGSAPHVLHRVEANALLVINRHRSLARHLVLGSTTRHVIAYGASDVLIV; from the coding sequence ATGCCGGCAACGCGAGGTGCACACGAGCCGTGTCCGATCGTCGTCGGGACCGACTTCTCGCGGCCCGCCCACAACGCCGTCGCGCGCGCGATCCAGATCGCGCAGGCGAACGCCGCGACCCTCCACGTCGTCCACGCGTCCCGGACGCTCCCGAAGGCGCTGGCCCGCGCGTTCGGCGCGACGAGCGATCGAACGCTCCGCGCCGCGCTTCGTGAGGCGCTCGACGAGGCGCGCGCCGCGGGCGTCTCCGCGCGGTCGCACCTCGTCGACGCCGGCGCCACGCTGGGGATGTCGAAGAGCATCAAGGAGCTGAAGCCCGCGATCGTCGTCGTGGGAGCGCGCGGGCGCGCGACGCGCGACGCGTTCGTCGGGTCCACCGCCGAGCGGCTCGCCGTCTTCGGAGGTCGCCCGGTGCTGCTCGTTCGCCGGCCCGCGACGCGGCCGTACAAGGAGGTCGTGATCGCGACCGACGTCGACTCCGCGATCGCGGACGGCGTGGCGGCGGCGGACGTCGTCGCGCCCGCCGCGCCGCGCTCCGTCGTCCACGCCTACGAGGGGCCGTTCGAGCATCGTCTCAGGCTCGACGGCGCCCGCCCCGCCGACATCAGCACGTACCGCGCGCAGACGCGGCAGGAGGCACGAGCCACGATGTCGAAGGTGCTGCGGGACGCCGGGGTGGACGAGTCGCTCCTGCATCTCTTGCACGGGAGCGCGCCGCACGTGCTCCACCGCGTCGAGGCGAACGCGCTGCTCGTGATCAACCGCCACCGCTCGCTCGCGCGCCACCTCGTGCTGGGCAGCACCACGCGCCACGTCATCGCCTACGGCGCGTCGGACGTCCTGATCGTCTGA
- a CDS encoding monovalent cation/H+ antiporter subunit A — protein MPLVLLLLLPFVGSLITAFLPTRARTLLACWAALVATAASLWAIALYPQVRDGAVLREQIAWLPSLGLALVVRVDGFAWMFAVLVSVIGALVALYGRYYMSPDDPVSRFYAFFLAFMGAMLGVVLSGNLVQIVFFWELTSLLSFLLIGYWHHRVDARRGALMALTVTGAGGLALLGGVVLLGHIAGSYDLDAVLAAGDVVRAHALYPVALVLVLLGAFTKSAQFPFHFWLPRAMAAPTPVSAYLHSATMVKAGVFLLARLWPVLAGTELWFWLVSGAGVTTLLLGAYIAMFQNDLKRVLAYSTISHLGLITLLFGLNSSLGAVAGVFHIMNHGTFKASLFMAAGIVDHETGTRDIRRLNGLLRAMPITGALALVASAAMAGVPLLNGFLSKEMFFAETVFLSSHRWVELGLPAAATIAGVFGVVYSLRFGYDIFFGPPSTDLPRQPEEPPRWMRIPVELLVIACLVVGIAPSISIGPSLAVASRPVVGGVLPEYDLALWHGFNRPFIMSVVAIAGGVVAYPLLRRQQARGRFQNPPGAERWNGRRLFESAIVRLTRMARAALRVVGTRGLRAQMFAIVATALVLALWSSWGFPFVWGDRAHLPVSPAFVLLWIIGMVCAVGTAVQAKLHRLVAMTLMGGAGLVTCLTFMWFSAPDLALTQLVVEIVTTMLFLLGLRWLPIPPEGRREDRTTGEKARRVRDLLLAIGAGGGLAALSYAMLTRPAPHSISPFFLARALPEGGGANVVNVMLVDFRAFDTFGEITVLGTVALTVYALLRRFRPPLEAVAQPHQQRQLPPDVVTDLVSPRTTKEVARGYLMVPSVVAQAMLPTAFVIAVHVLLRGHNAPGGGFVAGLVIAVAFLMQYLVAGTQWVEARTRIRPTRWMGVGLACAALTGLGAVAFGYPFLTTHTAHVTLPLFGEVHLPSSTFFDLGVFAVVVGATLLILTALAHQSIRAPRKPAPSSSKNTGAT, from the coding sequence GTGCCCCTCGTCCTCCTCTTGCTCCTGCCGTTCGTCGGCAGCCTGATCACGGCGTTCTTGCCGACGCGCGCGCGAACGCTCCTCGCGTGCTGGGCCGCGCTCGTGGCGACGGCCGCGTCGCTCTGGGCGATCGCGCTCTATCCGCAGGTGCGCGACGGGGCCGTCCTCCGCGAGCAGATCGCGTGGCTGCCCTCGCTCGGGCTCGCGCTGGTCGTCCGCGTCGACGGCTTCGCCTGGATGTTCGCGGTGCTCGTCTCCGTCATCGGCGCGCTCGTCGCCCTCTACGGGCGCTACTACATGTCGCCCGACGATCCGGTGTCGCGCTTCTACGCGTTCTTCCTCGCGTTCATGGGCGCGATGCTCGGCGTCGTCCTCTCCGGCAACCTCGTCCAGATCGTCTTCTTCTGGGAGCTGACGAGCCTGCTCTCGTTCCTGCTGATCGGCTACTGGCACCACCGGGTCGACGCGCGACGAGGCGCGCTCATGGCGTTGACCGTGACCGGCGCCGGTGGCCTCGCGCTCCTCGGCGGCGTCGTCCTCCTCGGCCACATCGCCGGCAGCTACGACCTCGACGCGGTCCTCGCGGCCGGCGACGTCGTCCGCGCGCACGCGCTCTACCCCGTCGCGCTCGTGCTGGTCTTGCTCGGCGCATTCACGAAGAGCGCACAATTCCCGTTTCACTTCTGGCTCCCGCGCGCGATGGCGGCGCCGACGCCGGTGTCCGCCTACCTGCATTCGGCGACGATGGTGAAGGCCGGGGTCTTCCTCCTCGCGAGGCTCTGGCCGGTGCTGGCCGGCACCGAGCTGTGGTTCTGGCTCGTGAGCGGCGCCGGCGTGACGACGCTCCTCCTCGGCGCGTACATCGCGATGTTCCAGAACGACCTGAAGCGGGTGCTCGCCTACTCGACGATCAGCCACCTCGGCCTCATCACCCTCCTCTTCGGCCTCAACAGCTCCCTCGGCGCGGTCGCCGGCGTGTTCCACATCATGAACCACGGGACGTTCAAGGCGTCTCTGTTCATGGCGGCGGGCATCGTCGATCACGAGACGGGCACGCGCGACATCCGGCGCCTGAACGGGCTCCTCCGCGCGATGCCGATCACGGGCGCGCTGGCGCTCGTGGCGAGCGCGGCGATGGCGGGCGTGCCGCTCCTGAACGGCTTCCTCTCGAAGGAGATGTTCTTCGCGGAGACGGTCTTCCTCTCCTCGCATCGGTGGGTCGAGCTCGGCCTCCCGGCGGCGGCGACGATCGCGGGGGTCTTCGGCGTCGTGTATTCGCTTCGCTTCGGCTACGACATCTTCTTCGGTCCTCCTTCGACGGACCTGCCGCGCCAGCCGGAGGAGCCTCCGCGGTGGATGCGCATCCCCGTCGAGCTGCTCGTCATCGCGTGCCTCGTCGTCGGTATCGCGCCGTCGATCTCGATCGGGCCCTCGCTCGCGGTCGCGTCGCGTCCGGTCGTGGGCGGCGTGCTGCCCGAATACGACCTCGCGCTGTGGCACGGCTTCAACCGGCCGTTCATCATGAGCGTCGTGGCGATCGCCGGCGGCGTCGTCGCGTACCCGCTCCTGCGCCGGCAACAGGCGCGCGGCCGCTTCCAGAACCCGCCCGGCGCTGAGCGCTGGAACGGCAGGCGTCTCTTCGAGAGCGCGATCGTGAGGCTCACGCGCATGGCCCGCGCGGCGCTGCGCGTCGTCGGCACGCGGGGCCTCCGGGCGCAGATGTTCGCGATCGTCGCGACGGCGCTCGTGCTCGCGCTCTGGTCGTCGTGGGGCTTCCCGTTCGTCTGGGGCGACCGCGCGCACCTCCCGGTGTCGCCCGCGTTCGTGCTGCTCTGGATCATCGGCATGGTCTGCGCCGTCGGCACGGCCGTGCAAGCGAAGCTCCACCGGCTCGTCGCGATGACGCTGATGGGCGGCGCCGGGCTCGTCACCTGCCTCACCTTCATGTGGTTCTCGGCGCCCGATCTCGCGCTCACGCAGCTCGTCGTCGAGATCGTGACGACGATGCTGTTCTTGCTCGGGCTGCGGTGGCTGCCGATCCCTCCCGAAGGGCGCCGCGAAGACCGCACGACCGGCGAGAAGGCCCGCCGCGTCCGCGACCTGCTGCTCGCCATCGGTGCCGGCGGCGGGCTCGCGGCGCTCTCCTACGCGATGCTGACCCGCCCCGCCCCGCACAGCATCTCGCCGTTCTTCCTCGCCCGCGCGCTGCCGGAGGGCGGCGGCGCCAACGTCGTCAACGTGATGCTCGTCGACTTTAGGGCCTTTGACACCTTCGGTGAAATCACCGTCCTCGGCACGGTCGCGCTGACGGTCTACGCGCTCTTGCGGCGCTTCCGCCCGCCGCTCGAGGCCGTCGCGCAGCCGCACCAGCAGCGGCAGCTCCCGCCCGACGTCGTCACCGATCTCGTCTCGCCGCGGACGACGAAGGAGGTCGCGCGCGGGTACCTCATGGTCCCGTCGGTCGTCGCGCAGGCGATGTTGCCGACCGCCTTCGTCATCGCGGTGCACGTCTTGCTGCGCGGGCACAACGCGCCGGGCGGCGGCTTCGTCGCCGGCCTCGTGATCGCGGTCGCCTTCCTCATGCAGTACCTCGTCGCCGGCACGCAGTGGGTCGAGGCCCGGACGAGGATCCGCCCGACGCGGTGGATGGGCGTCGGCCTGGCGTGCGCCGCGCTCACCGGGCTCGGCGCGGTCGCGTTCGGCTATCCCTTCCTCACGACCCACACCGCGCACGTCACGTTGCCGCTGTTCGGCGAGGTGCACCTGCCGTCCTCGACCTTCTTCGATCTCGGCGTGTTCGCGGTCGTCGTCGGCGCGACGCTCCTCATCCTCACCGCGCTCGCGCACCAGTCGATCCGCGCGCCGCGCAAGCCGGCGCCGTCCTCGTCGAAGAACACGGGAGCGACGTAG
- a CDS encoding Na+/H+ antiporter subunit C: MEVVLALVIGVLGGAGVWLVLRQRTFQVVMGLTLLSYAVNLFIFSMGSLVIDRPPIVEPGTPADLEHYTDPMPQALVLTAIVIGFASTALFLVVLLASRGLSGTDHVDGTKDEP, encoded by the coding sequence TTGGAGGTCGTCCTCGCGCTCGTCATCGGGGTGCTCGGCGGGGCAGGGGTGTGGCTCGTGCTGCGCCAGCGGACCTTCCAGGTCGTCATGGGGCTCACGCTGCTCTCGTACGCGGTGAACCTCTTCATCTTCAGCATGGGCAGCCTCGTCATCGACCGGCCGCCGATCGTCGAGCCGGGCACGCCGGCCGACCTCGAGCACTACACCGATCCGATGCCGCAGGCGCTGGTCCTCACCGCGATCGTCATCGGCTTCGCGAGCACGGCGCTCTTCCTCGTCGTGCTGCTCGCTTCGCGCGGCCTGAGCGGCACCGACCACGTCGACGGCACGAAGGACGAGCCATGA